A window of Amycolatopsis sp. 195334CR genomic DNA:
GGCTTCCGGCTTGAACCGGAGGAAGTCCGGCATGGTGGCCAGCACCTTCGCGTGGTCACCCGACTCGAACCAGTCGATGCGCTCGGCGTCGGCGACCACCGCCTCCTGGCTGTGGATGTGCTCGGCGCCCGCCGCCTCGTGGGCGCGCAGGTCGCGCAGGGAGTGGAAACGGTGGCTGAGCGCACCCGACGCGATCAGCAGTACGCGGCGATCGGTGGCCGCGACGGCGTCGGCGAGGGCGCGGCCCAGGCGCAGGTGGTCCTCGGCGTCGCCGGTTTGGCAGACGCTGACGCTGAGCCAGCGCTTCCCGGGCACCCCCAGATACGCCCACAGGTTCAAGGTGGCATAGGAAACCGGCAGGCAGGGGTCGTCGATGGGGGTGATCCACGTGCCGTGCGCGTCGGCGCGGGCGGTCAGGGCGTGCGCCAGGTCCGGGTCGCCGGGATAGTCGTAGGGGATTCGGCACATGCCGCGCGGGAGTTCGTCCGAAGTGAACAGTCCGGCCCGGCAGGCGTGCGAGGCGACCACGAATTCCACGGTGGTCGCCCAGTGCGAATCGAAGACCACCACCGTGTCGTAGTCGGCGGTGTCGAAGACCTCCGAACGCAGGCGGTGCAGGCCGGTGGCCAAAGTGGACTCGTTGCCGTGGTTCAGTTCCCGCCGCACAGCTTCCGGCAGCATGATCGTCGGCACGTGGGACAGCAGCCCGCCGCCGGCTATCTCACCCATCTACATCCATCCCTTCGGGCTGGTCACGGTGTTCTTGACGTCGCAGAAGAAGTCGAAGCTCCAGGTGCCGCCCTCCCGGCCGATGCCGGAGCGGCGGGCACCGCCGAACGGCGCGCGCAGGTCGCGCACGAAGAAGCAGTTCACCCAGACCGTGCCCGCGGTCAACTCGGCGGACACCCGTTCCGCCCTGGCCGGGTCGCCGGTGACGACGGTGGCCGCCAGCCCGAAGCGCGTGTTCCCGGCGAGCGCGACGCCCTCCTCCTCGGAATCGAACTCCTCCAGCGTGAGCACCGGCCCGAACACCTCCTCACGCAGGATTTCCGCGCCCGCGGGAGCGTCGGCGAGCAGCGTGGGCCGGTAGTAGTTGCCGCCGAGGTCGGTGTTCGGCCCGCCGCCTTCGAGCACCCGGGCGCCTTCGGCCACCGCCCGCCGGACAAAACCGTCGACGCGCTGGAGGTGGTCGGGGTGGATGTTCGGGCCGATGCCGGTCTCGGGCAGCCGGGGATCACCCTGGCGAAGGCCGCGGATGGCGGCCCGCAGGCGCGAGGTGAACTCCGCCGCGACGGGGGAGTGGACCAGGATCCGGGTGGCCGCCAGGCAGACCTGGCCCGCGTTGTCGAACTGCTCGGCCGCCAGGTCGACCGCGAGGTCGAGGTCGGCGTCGTCGAAGACCAGCAGCGGGGACTTGCCGCCCAGTTCCATCGACACCGGCGTGAGGTGGTCGGCGGCGGCCGCCGCGATGCGCCGGGCGGTCGGCTCGGAGCCGGTGAAGCTGATCCGCCGGACGTCCGGGTGCGCGCACAGCGGCGCGCCGGCCTCGGGCCCGAACCCCTGCACCACGTTGAACACACCGTCGGGCAGTCCGGCATCGGCGGTGATGTCGGCCAGCAGGGACGCGGTCATCGGGGACCACTCCGCCGGCTTGAGCACCACGGTGTTGCCCGCCGCCAGCGCCGGGGCGATCTTCCACGACGCCAGCATCAGCGGCGCGTTCCACGGCGTGATCAGCGCGCAGACCCCGGCGGGATCCCACGACACGCGGTTGCGGTGCCCCCGGGTGTCGAAGTCGGGGAGGGCCAGCTCGCCGGTGAGCCAGTCCGCGAAGAAGCGGAAGTTGTGCGCCACCCTCGGCATCACGCCGAGCAGGTGCGAGCGCAGCAGGGCACCGTTGTCCTCGGTCTCGACCGCGGCGAGTTCCGGCGTGCGGCGTTCCACCTCGTCGGCGATCCGGTGCAGCACCTCGGCCCGCCGCGCGGGATCGGTGCGGCGCCAGTGCTCGAACGCGGTGGCCGCGGCTCGCACGGCACCGTCCACTTCGGCCGGACCGCCCCGCGCGAACTCCCCGAGCGCGCGCCCGTCGATCGGCGACCAGGAAGTGAAGCGCTCGGCGGATTCGACCCGTTTCCCGCCGATCCAATGCCCGGTGCCGACCGGGGTTCCGGAAACCGTCGTAACCGGCATGTAGCTCCCTCGAACGAATTCTGGGTGGATGGCGGTGACGTTATCCGGGTGCTTCCGGTACGGCAATCAACTGCACCGGGAGCGCTCGCCATTCGAGACAGCGGGTCGCCAACGGAGACGGTTTTCCCATGGCTAGGCGTCTTCCGGATCGCTACGCTGAAACGAGATCGAGGACGACGCGCCGGCCCCACGGCCATTTCTGTCCCACCATTCATTTCCCGGAAAGGCGATGGTTCATCGTGGAGAACGCCGGAACGGTGCGGATCCAGTATCCCGACCTGATCGGCACCGAACGCGGCCGCGATCTGCCGTCGGAGGTATTCGGTTCCCTTTCCGGCGGACTGCACTTCTGCCGCGCGGTCTACTACACCACCACCCAGGGCGGCACGCTCGACGGTGAGCACTCGCTGTCCGACGGCCTGCCGGACGTGGTGTTCCGGCCGGACCGCTCGACGCTGGCCCCGATGCCGTGGGAACCCGGGTACCAGTCCTGCCTCGGCGACATGCTCGACCCGGCGACCGGACTGGCGATCGGGGAGTGCCCGCGCGGGGCGGTGAAGGCCGCGGTCCAGCGGCTCTCCGGGCTCGGCAGCCGCGCGGTGATCGGGCCGGAACTGGAGTTCTTCGTGCTGTCCGGCCAGGATGGTGCCTGGACCCGCTACGGGGACTCCTCCGGCAACGTCTACCGCGTCGGGCACCGCGGTGACCCGGACGGGCTGGCCCCGGCGCTGCTGACCATGCTGCGCGCGGCCGAGCTGGACGTCACCGCGGTCAACCACGAGTTCGCCGCCGGGCAGTTCGAGGTCAACCTCGGCCACTCGACCGCGCTGGACGCCGCCGACCGCGCCTTCCGGTTCAAGCACGCGGTACGCGAGTTCGTCGCCCAGCGCGGGCTGACCGCGACCTTCGTCGGCAAGCCGTTCAACGAGGAGGGCGGGTCGGGTTTCCACCTGCACCTGTCCCTGCTCGACGAGCACGGCCGCAACCAGTTCGCCGCCGCCGGAGCGCCCGCCGGGCTGTCGGCCACCGCGCGGCACGCCGTCGGCGGCATCCTCCGCCACGCCCCGGCGCTGTGCGCGCTGCTGGCGCCCACGGTGAACGCCTATCGCAGGCTCGGCCCGGACACGCTGGCGCCCGCGCTGGCCGACTGGGGCATGGACAACCGCTCCACCATGGTGCGGGTGCCGCCCGAGCGCGGCGCCTCCACCCGGCTGGAGGTGCGCCTCGGTGACGCCGCGGCGAGCCCGTACCTGGCCGTGGCCGGGGTGCTGGCCGCGGTGGCGCTGGGCATCGAGGGCCGCGTGGAACCCACCGACCCGACCAGCGGCTACGGCTACGACGGCACCCGAGCGCCCGCGCTACCGGAAACGCTCGACGCCGCGCTGGACGCCCTGGTCGCCGACGACGAGTTCACCGAAGCGGTCGGCAAGGACCTGGTGGCCGCCTTCGACCGGGTCAAACGCGACGAGACGGCCCGCTTCCGGCGCTGGGTGACCGACTGGGAGCTGCGTGAGTACCTGCCGCACCTGTGACGCACTCCCGAGACCGAGCTGACGAGGATTCCCGATGCGCCTGGACGAAGTGGACCTGTCCGATGTGGACCGATTCCTGGAGCCCGAGGCCCCGTGGCGGATGTTCGACGTCCTGCGCGAGCGGAGCCCGGTGCACTGGCAGCCCGAAGCGGCACCCAACAGCGGGTTCTGGGCGGTCACCCGCTACCACGACCTGGTCGCGGTCAACCGCGACGCGGCCACCTTCACCTCCGAGCAGTTCACCAACCTGGAGGAGGTCACCGATCCGGCACTGCGGGACCGGCGGCGCTCGCTGATGGAGACCGACGGCGAGCGGCACCGGGCCATGCGCCTGCTGCTCAGCCGTGAGTTCAGCCCGAAGCTGGTTTCGCAGTACGCGGTGTTCCTGCGCGGGCTCACCGCCTCCACTTTGGACACCGCGCTGGCCGCGGACTCGTTCGACCTGGTCGCCGAGATCGCCGCCGAGCTGCCGATCATGGTGCTGGCCCGGCTGATGCTGGACGTGCCTGCCGAGGACACCGGCAGGCTGATCGCCTGGGGCAACCGGATCATCGGCAACAACGACCCGGACTGCGCCGACGTGCTGCTGGAGAGCGAGGACAGCGAGCGCTACAAGCACGTCCCGTTCCGCAGCCCGGCCGCGCTGGAGATCTTCGAGTACGGCCGGGAACTGGCCGCGGAACGCCGTGGTGGCACCGGTACCGACCTGGTCAGCAGGCTGGTGAACACGGTGCCCCGCGACGGCGTCCCGCTCACCCCGACCGATTTCGACAACTACTTCCTGCTGCTGGTGGTCGCGGGCAACGAGACCACCCGGCACGCCATCTCGGCCGCGGTGCACGCGCTGGCGGAGCACCCGGCGCAGTGGTGGCGGCTCAAGGAGGACCCGTCGCTGGTGGACACCGCGGTGGAGGAGTTCCTGCGCTGGTCGTCGCCGGTCTACCACTTCCGCCGGACCGCCACCCGGGACACCGAGATCAGCGGGCAGCGCGTGCGCGAGGGCGACAAGGTGGTGCTGTGGTTCGCCTCCGGCAACCGCGACGAGGCCGCCTTCGAGAAGCCGTACGAGTTCGACGTGGGCCGCAGGCCCAACGAGCACCTGACCTTCGGGCTCGGCGGCCCCCACTTCTGCCTCGGCGCCGCACTGGCCCGCCTCGAACTGCGGATCCTGTTCGAGGAGTTGCTGGCCAGGGTGGAGCAGATCCAGCTCGCGGGCCCGGTGACCCGGCTGCGGTCCAACTTCGTCAACGGGATCAAGACACTGCCGGTGACCGTCACCAGGTGAAGCTTGTCGAAAGGCTGGACACGGTGGATCTTCCCTACTGGATCGGGCGTGCGGTCGAAGGGCACGGGCAGTGGACGTCGACCTTCGCGCCGTACGCGCGGCACCCCTCGCTGGAGGTCAGCGACGACCGCTTCAGCACGGTCTTCGAGAACTACGAGAAGCTGCTGCACGGCAACTACCCGTTCTTCCACCCGCGCTACATCGGGCAGATGCTCAAGCCACCGCACGAGGCCGCGGTGGTGGCCTACCTCAGCGCGATGCTGATCAACCCCAACAACCACTCCTCCGACGGCGGCCCGGTCACCGACCGGATGGAGCGCGAGGTGATCGACCAGCTCGCCACCATGTTCGGCTTCGACCACCACCTCGGGCACCTCACCTCCAGCGGCACCATGGCGAACCTGGAGGCGCTCTACGTCGCCCGCTGCCTGCACCCGGACCGGGGCGTGGCCTACAGCTCGGCCAGCCACTACACGCACGAGCGGATGACCCGCCTGCTGGGCATGGACTCCTACGCGGTGCCCGCCGACCGGTACGGCCGGATGGACCTCGACGCGCTGGAGGACCTGCTGCGGACCGGGAAGGTGGGCACGGTCGTGTTCACCCTCGGCACCACCGGTGTCGGCGCGATCGATCCGCTGGCCGAGGCGATGGCCCTGCGGGAGCGGTACGACGTGCGGTTCCACGTCGACGCCGCGTACGGCGGTTTCTACTCGGTGCTCGCGGGCACGCACGGGCTGGACCCGGCGCCGTGGGCGGCGGTCCGCGACTGCGATTCGGTGGTGGTGGACCCGCACAAGCAGGGCCTGCAACCCTACGGCTGCGGTTCGGTGATCTTCGCCGATCCCGCGGTGGCGAAGTTCTACGTGCACGACTCGCCGTACACCTACTTCACCCCGGCGGACCTGCACCTGGGCGAGATCAGCCTGGAGTGCTCGCGCGCCGGTGCCGCGGCCGCCGCGCTGTGGTTCACCTTCCAGCTGCTGCCGCCGACCGCGGACGGGCTCGGTGAGGTGCTCGCGGCCAACCGGCGGGCGGCGCTGCGCCTGGCCGGGCTGATGGCGGACTCGGACCGGCTGCAACTGCACCAGGAACCCGAGCTGGACATCGTCACCTACTTCCCGCGCCTGGCGGGGGCCTCGCTGTCCGGGATCGACCGCGAGTGCGCGGCGATGCTGGAGGCGGGCATGCACGACGGCGCCGACCCGGTGTTCCTCAGCCTGATGCGGATCGAGGCCGACACCTTCGCCGACCTGCACCCGGCGGTGCGCCCGGACGCGAAGGCCACCCGGATCCTGCGCAGCGTGCTGATGAAACCCGAGTCCGAGACCTATGTGGACGAACTGCACCAGCGCCTGGAGCGGCTGAGTGCGAGTCAGTGGAAAGAGGGCTGAGATGACCGAGACCACAGCGGCCGCCACGCACCCGGGGCCGCCACCGCCGCTGACCGACGGCGGCGCGGCACAA
This region includes:
- a CDS encoding catechol 1,2-dioxygenase: MGEIAGGGLLSHVPTIMLPEAVRRELNHGNESTLATGLHRLRSEVFDTADYDTVVVFDSHWATTVEFVVASHACRAGLFTSDELPRGMCRIPYDYPGDPDLAHALTARADAHGTWITPIDDPCLPVSYATLNLWAYLGVPGKRWLSVSVCQTGDAEDHLRLGRALADAVAATDRRVLLIASGALSHRFHSLRDLRAHEAAGAEHIHSQEAVVADAERIDWFESGDHAKVLATMPDFLRFKPEAGFAHYLMLAGALGEQDCTAPARRYSDYENAIGTGQVHLWFDRPAGGWTGGTR
- a CDS encoding aldehyde dehydrogenase, producing the protein MPVTTVSGTPVGTGHWIGGKRVESAERFTSWSPIDGRALGEFARGGPAEVDGAVRAAATAFEHWRRTDPARRAEVLHRIADEVERRTPELAAVETEDNGALLRSHLLGVMPRVAHNFRFFADWLTGELALPDFDTRGHRNRVSWDPAGVCALITPWNAPLMLASWKIAPALAAGNTVVLKPAEWSPMTASLLADITADAGLPDGVFNVVQGFGPEAGAPLCAHPDVRRISFTGSEPTARRIAAAAADHLTPVSMELGGKSPLLVFDDADLDLAVDLAAEQFDNAGQVCLAATRILVHSPVAAEFTSRLRAAIRGLRQGDPRLPETGIGPNIHPDHLQRVDGFVRRAVAEGARVLEGGGPNTDLGGNYYRPTLLADAPAGAEILREEVFGPVLTLEEFDSEEEGVALAGNTRFGLAATVVTGDPARAERVSAELTAGTVWVNCFFVRDLRAPFGGARRSGIGREGGTWSFDFFCDVKNTVTSPKGWM
- a CDS encoding glutamine synthetase family protein, yielding MENAGTVRIQYPDLIGTERGRDLPSEVFGSLSGGLHFCRAVYYTTTQGGTLDGEHSLSDGLPDVVFRPDRSTLAPMPWEPGYQSCLGDMLDPATGLAIGECPRGAVKAAVQRLSGLGSRAVIGPELEFFVLSGQDGAWTRYGDSSGNVYRVGHRGDPDGLAPALLTMLRAAELDVTAVNHEFAAGQFEVNLGHSTALDAADRAFRFKHAVREFVAQRGLTATFVGKPFNEEGGSGFHLHLSLLDEHGRNQFAAAGAPAGLSATARHAVGGILRHAPALCALLAPTVNAYRRLGPDTLAPALADWGMDNRSTMVRVPPERGASTRLEVRLGDAAASPYLAVAGVLAAVALGIEGRVEPTDPTSGYGYDGTRAPALPETLDAALDALVADDEFTEAVGKDLVAAFDRVKRDETARFRRWVTDWELREYLPHL
- a CDS encoding cytochrome P450, encoding MRLDEVDLSDVDRFLEPEAPWRMFDVLRERSPVHWQPEAAPNSGFWAVTRYHDLVAVNRDAATFTSEQFTNLEEVTDPALRDRRRSLMETDGERHRAMRLLLSREFSPKLVSQYAVFLRGLTASTLDTALAADSFDLVAEIAAELPIMVLARLMLDVPAEDTGRLIAWGNRIIGNNDPDCADVLLESEDSERYKHVPFRSPAALEIFEYGRELAAERRGGTGTDLVSRLVNTVPRDGVPLTPTDFDNYFLLLVVAGNETTRHAISAAVHALAEHPAQWWRLKEDPSLVDTAVEEFLRWSSPVYHFRRTATRDTEISGQRVREGDKVVLWFASGNRDEAAFEKPYEFDVGRRPNEHLTFGLGGPHFCLGAALARLELRILFEELLARVEQIQLAGPVTRLRSNFVNGIKTLPVTVTR
- a CDS encoding aminotransferase class I/II-fold pyridoxal phosphate-dependent enzyme; translation: MDLPYWIGRAVEGHGQWTSTFAPYARHPSLEVSDDRFSTVFENYEKLLHGNYPFFHPRYIGQMLKPPHEAAVVAYLSAMLINPNNHSSDGGPVTDRMEREVIDQLATMFGFDHHLGHLTSSGTMANLEALYVARCLHPDRGVAYSSASHYTHERMTRLLGMDSYAVPADRYGRMDLDALEDLLRTGKVGTVVFTLGTTGVGAIDPLAEAMALRERYDVRFHVDAAYGGFYSVLAGTHGLDPAPWAAVRDCDSVVVDPHKQGLQPYGCGSVIFADPAVAKFYVHDSPYTYFTPADLHLGEISLECSRAGAAAAALWFTFQLLPPTADGLGEVLAANRRAALRLAGLMADSDRLQLHQEPELDIVTYFPRLAGASLSGIDRECAAMLEAGMHDGADPVFLSLMRIEADTFADLHPAVRPDAKATRILRSVLMKPESETYVDELHQRLERLSASQWKEG